One part of the Rutidosis leptorrhynchoides isolate AG116_Rl617_1_P2 chromosome 1, CSIRO_AGI_Rlap_v1, whole genome shotgun sequence genome encodes these proteins:
- the LOC139874017 gene encoding RING-H2 finger protein ATL39-like isoform X1, with protein MLGKSMNLVTTVIGFAMSATFIVFVCARLVCRRFRRYESHQLFEIDSMVDLERQEHRVVGLEPAMVAAIPTLKYNREAFGSVDDAQCTICLGEYQEKEVLRLMPKCGHTFHLSCIDLWLRKQSTCPVCRLSVMAPNSPVISREISMEQLRQWLPPHPDQGSSQSQSQSQAHSVVEDVEAGTEAER; from the exons ATGTTAGGTAAAAGTATGAATTTAGTTACAACAGTTATAGGCTTTGCAATGAGTGCCACTTTCATTGTATTCGTATGTGCTAGACTCGTTTGTAGGCGGTTTCGGCGATATGAATCACACCAGTTGTTCGAGATTGACTCAATGGTTGACCTTGAGAGG CAAGAGCATCGGGTCGTAGGTCTTGAACCAGCTATGGTTGCAGCCATTCCCACACTGAAGTACAACCGTGAAGCCTTTGGTTCCGTGGACGATGCCCA GTGCACAATATGCTTAGGTGAGTACCAAGAGAAAGAGGTGCTTAGACTTATGCCAAAATGTGGGCATACTTTTCATCTTTCTTGCATAGACTTGTGGCTACGAAAGCAGTCGACTTGCCCTGTGTGTCGTCTCTCAGTTATGGCCCCAAATAGCCCCGTTATTTCAAGGGAGATTTCGATGGAGCAGCTACGTCAGTGGCTGCCACCGCACCCTGATCAAGGTagtagtcaaagtcaaagtcaaagccaAGCACATTCAGTGGTGGAAGATGTAGAAGCAGGAACAGAAGCAGAAAGATAA
- the LOC139874017 gene encoding E3 ubiquitin-protein ligase ATL59-like isoform X2 has translation MVDLERQEHRVVGLEPAMVAAIPTLKYNREAFGSVDDAQCTICLGEYQEKEVLRLMPKCGHTFHLSCIDLWLRKQSTCPVCRLSVMAPNSPVISREISMEQLRQWLPPHPDQGSSQSQSQSQAHSVVEDVEAGTEAER, from the exons ATGGTTGACCTTGAGAGG CAAGAGCATCGGGTCGTAGGTCTTGAACCAGCTATGGTTGCAGCCATTCCCACACTGAAGTACAACCGTGAAGCCTTTGGTTCCGTGGACGATGCCCA GTGCACAATATGCTTAGGTGAGTACCAAGAGAAAGAGGTGCTTAGACTTATGCCAAAATGTGGGCATACTTTTCATCTTTCTTGCATAGACTTGTGGCTACGAAAGCAGTCGACTTGCCCTGTGTGTCGTCTCTCAGTTATGGCCCCAAATAGCCCCGTTATTTCAAGGGAGATTTCGATGGAGCAGCTACGTCAGTGGCTGCCACCGCACCCTGATCAAGGTagtagtcaaagtcaaagtcaaagccaAGCACATTCAGTGGTGGAAGATGTAGAAGCAGGAACAGAAGCAGAAAGATAA
- the LOC139874001 gene encoding ribosomal RNA small subunit methyltransferase, chloroplastic has protein sequence MILLIQNSPPISSSLSPIHYSPGTHTLICVLSSTSNNNNIIINNNNIDKPNNKPKITRIKIKQPDDYHATLKALNSKGRTPRKALGQHYMLNGEVNEQLVNAANVGDGDVVLEIGPGTGSLTNVLVESGANVLAIEKDPYMAALVNDRFASTNRVKVIQEDFTRCHLRSQLSSYMGSDSSDSNPYAKVVANIPFNISTDIVKQLLPMGDIFSEVVLLLQDEAALRMVDSSLRTHEYRPINIFINFYSDPEYMFKVPRENFFPQPKVDAAVVVFKLKQAVDYPQVSSTKSFFSMVNSAFNGKRKMLRKTLQHITSSVEIEEALVNNGLAATSRPEELTLEDFVKLHNLIHE, from the exons ATGATTCTCCTGATACAAAATTCCCCGCCAATTTCTTCATCTTTATCTCCCATTCATTACTCACCTGGAACTCACACACTTATCTGTGTTTTATCTagcactagtaataataataatattattattaacaataataatatcgataAACCTAACAATAAACCCAAAATAACAAGAATCAAGATCAAACAACCAGACGATTACCATGCCACTCTCAAAGCTCTCAATTCCAAAGGCCGTACTCCCCGTAAAGCCCTTGGTCAG CATTATATGTTAAATGGTGAAGTAAATGAACAACTTGTGAACGCTGCTAATGTGGGTGATGGTGACGTGGTGCTTGAAATTGGTCCAGGAACTGGGTCGCTTACTAATGTTCTTGTTGAATCTGGTGCCAATGTTCTTGCAATTGAAAAG GATCCTTACATGGCTGCACTTGTAAACGATCGATTTGCATCTACAAATCGTGTCAAG GTGATACAAGAAGACTTTACAAGATGCCACCTTCGATCTCAGTTGTCGTCATACATGGGAAGTGATTCCTCAGATTCAAATCCATATGCAAAG GTCGTTGCCAACATACCGTTCAATATAAGTACCGATATAGTTAAACAACTTCTTCCAATGGGTGATATCTTCTCAGAAGTAGTCTTATTACTCCAG gatgaagCTGCTCTGCGCATGGTGGACTCATCCTTGAGGACACATGAGTACAGGCCCATCAATATCTTTATAAACTTCTATTCCG ATCCTGAATACATGTTTAAGGTCCCAAGGGAAAACTTCTTTCCCCAACCCAAA gtAGATGCAGCTGTTGTTGTATTTAAACTGAAGCAAGCAGTAGATTATCCCCAAGTTTCATCAACCAAGAGCTTCTTTTCAATG GTTAACTCTGCGTTTAATGGAAAGCGTAAGATGTTGCGGAAAACACTCCAACATATAACATCCTCCGTTGAGATTGAAGAAGCTCTTGTAAACAATGGTCTTGCAGCTACT TCAAGACCAGAAGAACTCACATTAGAAGATTTTGTGAAGTTGCATAATTTGATACATGAATAA